Proteins from one Pontibacter korlensis genomic window:
- a CDS encoding META domain-containing protein translates to MSILPAVLLVFVLGSACTVQNKNQAAETDSIVDAYWTLLSIEGQDVQRPQNTKTAFIRFEERESRVVGFTGCNRFFGKYELGEESLKLSQLGSTRMACPDMEQENKIMDVLSRVDSYRVAGDVLTLFSKGTAVAMFMSGTEQSIDNEVEENVTIEVDSVGIY, encoded by the coding sequence ATGTCTATACTCCCAGCTGTACTGCTGGTATTCGTGTTAGGCAGCGCCTGCACGGTGCAGAACAAGAACCAGGCTGCCGAAACCGATAGTATTGTAGATGCCTATTGGACGCTCCTTTCCATTGAGGGGCAGGATGTACAAAGGCCGCAGAACACTAAAACTGCTTTTATCCGTTTTGAGGAAAGGGAGAGCCGGGTGGTAGGCTTTACCGGTTGCAACAGGTTCTTCGGGAAGTATGAACTAGGGGAGGAGAGCCTGAAACTGTCGCAACTTGGCTCCACACGAATGGCCTGCCCCGATATGGAGCAGGAGAACAAAATTATGGACGTGCTAAGCCGTGTAGATAGTTATCGCGTTGCAGGCGATGTGCTAACGCTTTTCTCTAAAGGTACTGCCGTGGCCATGTTTATGTCTGGCACAGAGCAGAGCATAGACAACGAAGTAGAAGAAAACGTTACTATAGAGGTGGACAGTGTGGGTATTTATTAA
- a CDS encoding GNAT family N-acetyltransferase, producing MKYEIIHEEKYQQFTAKLEDDEEGEIAYAKPEEGVLNLTHTFVPEAYRGKGLAQELIATALEYAREHNLKVIASCEAVQKYLKQHPEYQDLIR from the coding sequence TTGAAATACGAGATCATACACGAGGAAAAGTACCAACAGTTTACTGCTAAGTTGGAAGATGACGAGGAAGGTGAAATAGCCTATGCCAAACCAGAGGAAGGAGTGCTGAACCTGACGCATACCTTTGTGCCGGAAGCTTACCGTGGCAAGGGCTTAGCACAGGAGCTGATTGCTACTGCCCTGGAGTATGCACGAGAACATAACCTGAAAGTGATTGCCTCTTGTGAGGCCGTACAAAAGTACTTAAAACAGCACCCAGAGTACCAGGACCTAATCAGGTAA
- a CDS encoding alkaline phosphatase D family protein, translating to MHINNQIFGNIMAVILPLFLFSAFDLSAQSSEVQSKANSKARIAFGSCNNQDEPQPLWPAIAAAQPDLWIWLGDNIYADTHNMDTLANKYSRQQQQAGYRQLVQSASITGTWDDHDFGYNDAGGEFAQKAQSQQLFLDFMGVPANAPVRKQEGIYRSYTFGEGKQKVKVFLLDTRYHRDKFKKFFGLYLPNYSGDILGEAQWQWLEQELANSDAQINIIASGMQILPNGHAYTSWSAFPKARKRLLKLLENTHPANPVLLSGDRHVGELAKIKLEGYQQPIYEITSSGMTHHREPSKSGNRYRVGEQVGALNFGIFDIAWGEKQANVTMQIRGVGNEVLLEQKLKFNTYTGSDVNM from the coding sequence ATGCACATAAACAACCAGATCTTCGGGAACATAATGGCTGTAATCCTGCCGCTGTTCCTGTTCTCAGCTTTCGACCTTTCCGCACAATCTTCTGAAGTACAATCAAAAGCAAATAGCAAAGCCCGCATTGCATTTGGCTCCTGTAATAATCAGGACGAGCCACAGCCTTTGTGGCCAGCCATAGCTGCAGCTCAGCCAGACCTGTGGATATGGCTAGGAGATAACATCTATGCAGATACCCATAACATGGATACTCTGGCCAACAAGTATAGCCGCCAACAGCAACAGGCAGGGTACAGGCAGTTAGTACAGTCAGCGTCCATTACAGGTACATGGGATGATCATGACTTTGGCTATAATGATGCCGGCGGAGAATTTGCCCAGAAGGCACAGAGCCAGCAATTGTTTCTGGATTTCATGGGTGTGCCAGCCAATGCTCCGGTGCGTAAGCAGGAAGGCATTTACCGGAGCTATACTTTTGGGGAAGGAAAGCAGAAAGTGAAGGTGTTCTTACTGGACACACGTTACCACCGCGACAAATTTAAAAAGTTCTTTGGCTTATACTTGCCAAACTATAGCGGAGACATACTTGGAGAAGCTCAGTGGCAGTGGCTGGAGCAGGAGCTGGCTAACAGCGATGCCCAGATCAACATTATCGCGAGCGGCATGCAGATACTACCAAATGGCCATGCCTATACCAGCTGGTCAGCTTTTCCGAAAGCCCGAAAGCGCTTGCTCAAGCTCCTGGAAAATACACACCCTGCCAACCCGGTGCTCCTCTCCGGCGACAGGCATGTGGGTGAATTAGCAAAGATAAAGCTGGAGGGATATCAGCAACCAATATATGAAATCACTTCCAGCGGAATGACACACCACCGTGAGCCTAGCAAGAGCGGGAACCGTTACCGTGTGGGCGAGCAGGTAGGTGCGTTAAACTTCGGCATTTTTGATATTGCCTGGGGAGAGAAGCAAGCTAACGTTACGATGCAGATTCGTGGAGTTGGAAACGAGGTGCTTCTGGAGCAAAAGCTGAAGTTCAATACTTATACCGGCTCAGATGTGAACATGTAA
- a CDS encoding outer membrane beta-barrel protein, translating to MKQLILCALATFLAFNANAQFDEEEKKHVVGLQIGNAFANGNFKHSDFEDAYPAFARDGLLLNGGYRYNLSRNWATGTSLTYRHNRYDLDEFTGESEEIVTSKSSAPWRSIFTMADVYYQILFQDVTAVYLKGSAGAAFNRSASWQVTTPYGNINMPSDKATAPALGWGGGINFHLQQLLINIEAGLLYTSPKLTVLDTKGQPFQHRQAMNSFNLSIGLHYSL from the coding sequence ATGAAACAACTTATACTCTGCGCACTTGCTACATTTCTGGCATTTAACGCAAATGCTCAATTTGACGAGGAAGAGAAAAAGCACGTAGTGGGGCTACAGATAGGCAACGCTTTTGCTAATGGCAATTTTAAGCATTCAGATTTTGAGGATGCCTACCCTGCGTTTGCCCGCGACGGACTTCTGCTCAATGGCGGTTACCGCTATAACCTGAGCAGGAACTGGGCAACAGGGACCTCTTTGACTTACCGCCACAACCGGTATGATCTTGATGAGTTCACTGGCGAGAGTGAAGAGATAGTCACGAGCAAATCATCAGCACCATGGCGTTCTATTTTTACCATGGCAGATGTTTATTACCAGATCCTGTTTCAGGATGTTACCGCTGTGTACCTAAAAGGCTCGGCAGGCGCTGCCTTTAATCGCAGTGCCTCCTGGCAGGTAACTACTCCCTATGGAAACATCAATATGCCTTCTGATAAAGCCACAGCGCCTGCATTAGGATGGGGAGGCGGCATCAACTTCCATCTGCAGCAGCTTCTGATAAACATAGAGGCGGGGCTGCTGTACACTAGTCCAAAGCTTACTGTACTAGACACCAAAGGCCAGCCCTTTCAACACCGCCAGGCCATGAACAGCTTTAATCTAAGTATTGGGCTGCACTACAGCCTGTAG
- a CDS encoding amidohydrolase family protein, producing MKIHKRYISALVALLFTVPALAQVPAPAAKQSKPMLLKGATLHVGNGQVVENAAVGFDNGKITYAGPQNGANLSGYEVIDVTGQHIYPGLIQPNAALGLNEVESVRATIDWREVGEMNPNVRSVIAYNTDSDIIPTVRANGVLMTQLTPIGGTISGTSSIVQLDAWNWEDAIVKADEGMHLNWPNMLIETGNSQVDERLKRMAGEREKTIQELEKLFRDAAVYKSGKHDNENLKLASMTSLFDGSRKLYIHANYGKEIIEGVNFAKKHGVKEVVVVGARDAVAVADFLKANNVAVIYSGVHALPSRAEEDVDMPYKTPYLLHKAGIPFALDYDLAIHGIRNLPFIAGTAAAYGLDKEQALASVTLNTAKILGVDKQVGSVEVGKDATLVVSTGDLLDMRTNNVTYAFIQGRNVDLNNKQKYLYEKFDNKYKSQQQQVPAGATSSSGK from the coding sequence ATGAAAATTCATAAAAGATATATTTCTGCTTTAGTGGCGCTGTTATTTACAGTGCCTGCTCTGGCGCAGGTTCCTGCTCCGGCAGCTAAGCAAAGCAAGCCAATGTTGCTGAAGGGTGCTACGCTGCACGTAGGCAACGGACAGGTGGTAGAAAATGCTGCCGTAGGTTTCGATAACGGGAAGATCACGTATGCTGGTCCGCAGAACGGTGCCAACCTGAGCGGCTATGAAGTGATTGACGTAACTGGCCAGCACATCTATCCAGGACTGATTCAGCCGAATGCAGCCCTTGGTCTGAACGAGGTGGAAAGTGTTCGTGCTACTATTGACTGGCGTGAAGTAGGGGAGATGAACCCGAACGTACGCTCGGTAATCGCTTACAATACTGATTCAGACATTATTCCTACTGTACGTGCCAACGGTGTACTCATGACGCAGTTAACGCCGATCGGCGGTACTATTTCTGGTACTTCGTCTATTGTGCAGTTGGATGCCTGGAACTGGGAAGATGCTATTGTGAAAGCCGATGAAGGTATGCACCTGAACTGGCCTAACATGCTGATAGAAACCGGTAACAGCCAAGTGGATGAGCGCCTGAAGCGTATGGCAGGTGAGCGTGAAAAAACAATCCAGGAGCTGGAGAAGCTGTTCCGTGATGCGGCTGTGTATAAATCTGGCAAGCATGACAACGAGAACCTGAAGCTGGCCTCCATGACTAGCCTGTTCGATGGCTCCAGAAAACTGTACATTCATGCAAACTATGGCAAGGAGATTATAGAAGGTGTAAACTTCGCAAAGAAGCATGGTGTGAAGGAGGTAGTGGTAGTAGGTGCTCGCGATGCAGTAGCTGTAGCCGACTTCCTGAAGGCAAATAATGTAGCGGTGATTTACTCTGGTGTGCATGCCCTGCCGTCGCGTGCTGAGGAGGATGTGGATATGCCATACAAAACTCCGTACCTTCTGCACAAAGCGGGTATACCTTTTGCGCTGGATTATGACCTGGCGATCCACGGTATCCGTAACCTGCCTTTCATAGCTGGAACTGCCGCAGCTTACGGGCTGGATAAGGAGCAGGCACTGGCTTCTGTTACCTTGAATACAGCAAAGATTCTGGGTGTAGATAAGCAGGTTGGTTCTGTTGAAGTAGGCAAGGATGCTACGTTAGTGGTATCTACTGGTGACCTCCTGGACATGCGTACTAACAATGTAACATACGCTTTTATCCAAGGACGTAATGTAGACCTTAATAACAAGCAGAAGTACCTGTACGAGAAATTCGACAACAAGTATAAGAGCCAGCAGCAGCAAGTACCAGCTGGCGCTACCTCATCTTCAGGTAAGTAA
- a CDS encoding gluconokinase yields the protein MQQRSIIGVDIGTTSTKAVAFGLDGEVQYQQLMEYPIISDEPGQAEHDPEQVLQAVLVTLGRVGEWLEDHGYEPVGVSFSSAMHSLILMGADGKPLTRCIIWADTRSHMHADEIKSSKLGHKIYLQTGTPIHPMSPLPKISWLRQEYPELYKSAVKFIGIKEYVFYRLFGEYKVDYSVASAMGLFDIFEFSWHTDALSVAGISSDQLSEPVSPTHIFTGLNTSEADLLHLPPKTPFVIGASDGCLANLASHAVRPGEAVVTIGTSGAVRTIANQPATDLKERVFSYILNENHFVLGGAVNNGGVALRWFRDTFYPSETAEAIAKDQDIYELLNDVAEGIAPGAEGLLFLPYLLGERAPIWDGNARACFIGASYNHTRAHFLRAVMEGVIFSVNSVVKALEQTVGPIAAIYANGGFSFSELWVQMLADVTGKKVQLTETSEGSAFGAALMGMYALGVISSLEEAESMIRVSKTYEPDPQRQQTYSKAYAVYEELYPKLKDSFERLSKV from the coding sequence ATGCAGCAACGCTCCATTATAGGTGTCGATATTGGCACCACCAGTACAAAAGCAGTGGCCTTTGGTTTAGATGGCGAAGTGCAGTATCAGCAGTTGATGGAGTACCCTATTATTAGCGATGAGCCTGGGCAAGCTGAGCACGATCCAGAGCAGGTATTGCAGGCTGTGCTAGTTACATTGGGGAGAGTAGGAGAGTGGTTGGAGGATCATGGGTACGAGCCAGTAGGGGTAAGCTTTAGCAGCGCCATGCACAGCCTTATACTAATGGGTGCTGATGGAAAACCTCTCACGCGCTGCATTATCTGGGCCGACACCCGCAGCCATATGCATGCTGATGAAATAAAAAGCAGCAAGCTGGGGCATAAGATTTACTTGCAGACCGGCACACCCATTCACCCCATGTCGCCATTGCCGAAAATCAGCTGGCTGCGGCAGGAATATCCTGAGCTGTATAAAAGTGCAGTTAAGTTTATCGGCATCAAGGAGTATGTATTTTACCGGCTGTTTGGGGAGTACAAGGTAGATTATTCTGTAGCCTCGGCAATGGGGCTGTTTGATATCTTTGAGTTTAGCTGGCATACTGATGCTCTTAGTGTGGCTGGTATAAGCTCAGACCAGCTTTCAGAGCCCGTGTCCCCAACTCATATTTTTACTGGCCTCAACACCTCCGAAGCGGATTTGCTACACCTGCCTCCTAAAACCCCTTTTGTTATTGGAGCTAGCGATGGCTGTCTGGCTAACCTGGCTTCGCATGCAGTGCGGCCTGGTGAGGCAGTGGTAACCATAGGCACAAGTGGTGCTGTGCGTACCATAGCCAACCAACCCGCCACAGACCTGAAAGAGCGCGTGTTCAGCTACATCTTAAACGAAAATCATTTTGTATTGGGAGGGGCTGTAAATAACGGGGGGGTGGCATTGCGCTGGTTCCGAGATACCTTTTATCCTTCCGAAACAGCCGAGGCTATTGCCAAAGACCAGGACATATACGAGCTGCTGAATGACGTAGCAGAAGGCATTGCACCGGGAGCTGAAGGCTTGCTGTTTTTGCCGTACCTGTTAGGCGAGCGTGCTCCGATTTGGGATGGAAACGCCCGAGCCTGTTTTATTGGCGCGAGCTATAACCACACCCGGGCGCATTTTCTCCGGGCGGTGATGGAAGGCGTTATATTCAGCGTCAATAGTGTAGTAAAGGCGCTTGAGCAGACAGTCGGGCCTATTGCAGCTATCTATGCCAATGGTGGCTTCTCGTTCTCGGAGCTATGGGTGCAGATGCTGGCAGATGTGACAGGCAAGAAAGTGCAGCTGACGGAAACCTCAGAAGGCTCGGCATTTGGTGCTGCCCTGATGGGGATGTATGCCCTTGGTGTTATCTCTTCTTTGGAGGAAGCAGAAAGTATGATTCGGGTAAGTAAAACTTATGAGCCAGACCCGCAGCGGCAACAGACCTATAGCAAAGCCTACGCTGTATATGAAGAACTGTATCCTAAGCTTAAGGATAGTTTTGAAAGATTAAGCAAAGTATAG
- a CDS encoding DUF3820 family protein, translating to MQCFVLSTLPAMHTSDTQPNPNILQELVQHRMPFGKYKGTLLCDLPISYLEWFYGKGLPPGKLGMQLATIYEIKVNGLDYLLAPLKRRS from the coding sequence GTGCAATGTTTCGTATTATCTACCTTGCCAGCCATGCACACCTCCGATACCCAACCCAATCCTAACATACTTCAGGAGCTTGTACAGCACCGGATGCCTTTTGGCAAGTACAAGGGTACTTTGCTCTGCGACCTGCCAATCTCTTACCTCGAGTGGTTTTACGGTAAAGGGCTACCACCCGGTAAGTTAGGTATGCAGCTAGCCACTATCTACGAGATTAAGGTCAACGGTTTAGATTACCTGCTGGCCCCTCTCAAACGCCGTTCTTAG
- a CDS encoding carboxypeptidase-like regulatory domain-containing protein, giving the protein MKTYASSQMVLWLLLIATTLTSCDVDYNDYISKYCPGSCTVIKGHVSNQNGMPVSGATLRVQWSDRLGLGSSETHHKAVATTDADGNYELRFLLRDAELERGAIEIITDCEQEKYLSCLGYSSWGSYALSRDTTIIQNYTITPSASLTLNLTREEPSQPDASYSATIKYKLAESDIDSCTTVADMSWQYKSRYTVPANKPVVVQVEKRENGIVSRQKVILVLDQSESREHEIKF; this is encoded by the coding sequence ATGAAGACATACGCAAGCTCACAGATGGTCCTTTGGCTCCTTCTTATCGCCACTACCCTTACCTCCTGCGATGTTGATTATAATGACTACATCAGCAAGTATTGCCCCGGCTCCTGTACTGTTATAAAAGGTCATGTTTCCAACCAAAACGGGATGCCTGTTTCCGGAGCTACTTTACGGGTACAATGGTCCGACCGCTTAGGATTAGGCAGCAGCGAAACCCACCATAAAGCCGTTGCTACCACCGATGCAGACGGTAACTATGAGCTGCGTTTTTTGCTTCGTGATGCAGAGCTTGAAAGAGGCGCCATCGAGATCATTACTGATTGTGAGCAGGAAAAATACCTAAGCTGCCTAGGCTACAGCAGCTGGGGAAGTTATGCGCTATCCCGCGACACCACTATTATCCAGAACTACACCATCACGCCAAGTGCCAGTCTAACCCTAAACTTAACTCGTGAGGAGCCTTCACAACCAGACGCTAGTTATTCAGCGACAATAAAGTATAAATTAGCTGAATCAGATATAGACAGCTGCACAACTGTAGCCGACATGAGTTGGCAGTACAAAAGCCGATATACAGTACCGGCTAACAAACCTGTTGTGGTACAGGTAGAGAAGAGAGAAAACGGCATTGTGAGCAGACAGAAAGTTATCTTAGTGCTAGACCAGAGTGAAAGCCGTGAACATGAAATAAAATTTTAA
- a CDS encoding GNAT family N-acetyltransferase, with protein MTFTKISKAFEELTPNEMYDMLRLRSEVFVVEQTCVFLDMDNKDQKCQHLLLYKGEELVAVARLVPPGVSYPDAMSIGRIVTSMAVRGTGVGKLLVEYSIEECYRLYGQGLIKIGAQLYAKGFYESFGFVQSGPVYDEDGIDHIEMTKA; from the coding sequence ATGACTTTTACCAAAATCAGCAAAGCCTTTGAGGAGCTTACGCCAAACGAGATGTATGACATGCTGCGCCTCCGCAGCGAGGTGTTTGTAGTAGAGCAGACTTGCGTATTTCTGGACATGGACAATAAGGACCAGAAATGCCAGCACCTGCTGCTGTATAAAGGCGAGGAACTGGTGGCCGTTGCTCGTTTAGTGCCGCCGGGCGTTTCCTATCCTGATGCCATGTCTATCGGCCGTATTGTTACAAGTATGGCCGTGCGCGGTACTGGTGTAGGCAAACTGCTGGTTGAATATTCTATTGAAGAATGCTACCGCCTGTATGGCCAGGGACTCATCAAAATTGGTGCACAGCTTTATGCCAAAGGATTTTATGAGAGCTTCGGCTTTGTGCAGTCAGGCCCGGTATATGATGAAGATGGCATAGACCACATTGAAATGACAAAGGCCTGA
- a CDS encoding pseudouridine synthase, which produces MHRHFILFKPYGYVSQFVSESPKKKVLGDLYDFPEGTMAIGRLDEASEGLLLLTTDGRASELVRSSKVEKEYYAQVDGLITEEAIQQLSQGITIRTEKEWHQTKPCQVQRLGVTPELPERARKIRDERHGPTSWISITLTEGKFRQVRKMTAAVGFPTLRLVRARIGGINVGNMAAGEVKEVSRFDLGESP; this is translated from the coding sequence ATGCACCGCCACTTTATTCTTTTTAAGCCTTACGGATACGTCAGCCAGTTTGTAAGTGAGAGCCCAAAAAAGAAAGTGCTGGGCGATCTTTATGATTTTCCGGAGGGTACTATGGCTATTGGCCGCCTTGATGAGGCTAGCGAAGGGCTACTGCTGCTGACAACAGATGGCAGGGCCAGCGAGCTGGTGCGGAGCAGTAAAGTTGAAAAAGAGTACTATGCCCAGGTAGACGGGCTTATTACAGAAGAAGCTATCCAGCAGCTAAGCCAGGGCATTACCATACGTACAGAGAAGGAGTGGCATCAGACAAAGCCATGCCAGGTGCAAAGGTTAGGAGTTACACCCGAGCTACCAGAGCGGGCACGGAAGATCCGGGACGAGCGCCACGGCCCCACCAGTTGGATATCCATAACGCTTACAGAAGGCAAGTTCAGGCAGGTGCGCAAGATGACAGCTGCTGTTGGCTTCCCGACACTGCGTTTAGTGCGTGCGCGCATTGGCGGTATAAACGTTGGCAACATGGCCGCCGGTGAAGTGAAAGAGGTAAGCCGTTTCGACCTCGGAGAAAGTCCTTAA
- a CDS encoding aldo/keto reductase: MQYRRFGRTGWNISEVGYGMWGMAGWTESDDIQSGHSLDIAVENGCNFFDTAWGYGEGHSEELLGQLIKRHPEKRLYIATKIPPKNFTWPSKPDFKLEDVFPADHIIEYTEKSLKNLGVETIDLQQFHVWEDSWAEHEEWQHAVEKLKADGKIQHMGVSVNRWEPNNVLNTLRTGHISAVQVIYNIFDQAPEDELFPLCEKLDVGIIARVPFDEGTLTGNLTKDTTFPEGDWRNTYFVPENLNSSVDHAERLRPLVPEGMTMAEMALRFILSNPQISTTIPGMRKEHHVKANLATSDGKGLSQELLQELKGHRWDRQPTEWSQ, translated from the coding sequence ATAAGCGAAGTAGGCTACGGCATGTGGGGCATGGCTGGCTGGACAGAGTCAGATGACATACAGTCGGGGCACTCACTGGACATTGCCGTAGAAAACGGCTGTAATTTCTTTGACACTGCCTGGGGATATGGCGAAGGCCACAGCGAAGAGCTACTGGGCCAGCTTATAAAGCGCCACCCAGAAAAGCGCTTATACATTGCTACAAAGATTCCACCTAAAAACTTCACCTGGCCATCGAAGCCTGATTTTAAACTGGAGGATGTTTTTCCGGCAGACCACATTATTGAGTACACTGAGAAAAGCTTGAAGAACCTGGGTGTGGAGACCATAGACCTGCAGCAGTTCCACGTGTGGGAAGACAGCTGGGCAGAGCATGAGGAATGGCAGCATGCCGTGGAAAAGCTAAAAGCTGATGGTAAAATACAGCACATGGGTGTTAGTGTGAACCGCTGGGAACCCAATAATGTGCTGAACACGCTCCGCACAGGGCACATCAGTGCTGTACAGGTAATCTACAACATCTTTGACCAAGCACCTGAAGACGAACTGTTCCCGCTGTGCGAGAAGCTGGATGTAGGTATTATTGCACGTGTACCTTTCGATGAAGGCACCCTGACCGGCAACCTTACCAAGGATACTACTTTTCCGGAAGGCGACTGGCGCAACACCTATTTTGTGCCAGAGAACCTGAACAGCAGTGTTGACCATGCTGAAAGGTTACGACCGCTGGTACCAGAAGGCATGACCATGGCCGAGATGGCGCTTCGCTTTATACTTAGCAACCCCCAGATCAGCACGACCATACCGGGCATGCGTAAGGAGCACCACGTGAAGGCAAACCTTGCAACCAGCGATGGCAAAGGACTGTCGCAGGAACTACTACAAGAACTGAAAGGTCACCGCTGGGACCGCCAGCCGACGGAGTGGTCGCAGTAA
- a CDS encoding multidrug effflux MFS transporter, whose amino-acid sequence MTRKQYFIIILILGSLATISPFSIDMYLPGFPAIAKDLNTTIAQVQLSLTAYLVGISAGQLLYGPLLDRFGRKKPLYVGLFIYILTSLACAYTESVNSLIIMRFLQAIGGCVGMVAAQALVRDIFPVNKTAQAFSLLTLVIAVSPMVAPTVGGYLTAAFGWHSVFVILAVITALIMLGVYFALPEGQQADASISLKPKPVLTNFFTVLKQEQFLLYMLAGGIATAAPFAYIAGSADVFMNIYHVSEQEYGWIFAFLAFAMIGSTQLNHIILNKFKSESVIDFTLIYQTVVGVLLVVGTYYGWFGKYALIALLFIFLTGQGLLNPNATALSLAPFTKNTGSAAALLGSFRMAMGGLMSAAVSVLHTGTTLPMVSVMAACSVVGLIILLLGKRTIRYRANRRSVEDDTSVLVSTASDMN is encoded by the coding sequence ATGACGCGAAAACAATATTTTATCATCATACTTATTCTCGGGTCGCTGGCTACTATCAGTCCTTTCTCGATCGATATGTATCTGCCAGGTTTCCCGGCTATTGCAAAAGATTTAAATACCACCATTGCCCAGGTGCAGCTTTCTCTTACGGCTTACTTGGTGGGTATTTCGGCAGGGCAGTTGCTTTATGGTCCGCTCCTGGACCGCTTTGGACGTAAAAAGCCGCTGTATGTTGGCTTGTTTATTTATATCCTCACCTCGCTGGCCTGCGCCTATACCGAGTCGGTTAATTCGCTTATAATAATGCGTTTCCTGCAGGCAATAGGGGGCTGTGTGGGCATGGTGGCAGCACAGGCACTGGTCCGCGACATTTTCCCTGTAAACAAAACAGCGCAGGCTTTCTCCTTGCTAACGCTAGTGATCGCTGTGTCGCCGATGGTGGCTCCTACGGTGGGTGGCTACCTGACTGCTGCTTTTGGCTGGCACTCTGTGTTTGTTATACTTGCTGTTATCACGGCTCTTATTATGTTGGGCGTGTACTTTGCCTTGCCAGAAGGACAGCAAGCTGATGCCTCTATCTCGCTTAAGCCAAAGCCGGTGCTAACAAACTTTTTTACAGTACTGAAGCAGGAGCAGTTTTTATTATACATGCTGGCTGGAGGTATAGCCACGGCAGCTCCATTTGCCTACATAGCGGGCTCGGCAGACGTGTTCATGAACATCTACCATGTGAGTGAGCAGGAGTACGGTTGGATCTTTGCTTTTCTGGCTTTCGCTATGATTGGCTCCACACAGCTCAACCATATTATCCTGAACAAATTTAAAAGCGAGAGCGTGATCGACTTCACGCTCATCTACCAAACTGTAGTGGGAGTACTGCTGGTTGTCGGCACCTATTATGGATGGTTTGGGAAGTATGCATTGATCGCCTTGCTGTTCATCTTCCTGACCGGTCAGGGTTTGTTGAATCCAAATGCTACAGCACTTTCGCTGGCCCCATTCACAAAGAACACAGGTAGTGCGGCTGCTTTGCTGGGAAGCTTTAGAATGGCAATGGGTGGTCTGATGTCGGCAGCAGTAAGTGTGTTGCATACAGGCACTACTCTGCCAATGGTAAGCGTTATGGCCGCTTGTTCGGTGGTAGGTCTGATTATTCTGTTGTTAGGTAAGCGCACCATCCGCTACAGAGCCAATCGTCGCTCTGTGGAAGATGATACCTCGGTATTGGTCTCGACTGCATCTGATATGAATTAA